From the Porphyrobacter sp. CACIAM 03H1 genome, the window CTCGGTCGGGCCGGCGGGAGCGGCGGCCTCCTCGTGGCGGGCGAACTGGGCGGTCACCTTGTTCACGTAGCGAACCATCAGGAAGATGATGAAGGCGAGGATCAGGAAGTTGATCACCACCGACACGAAGGCGCCCAGCCCCAGCACATTCGCCCCCGCCTCGCGCGCGGCAGCAAGCGGCGTACCCGGCGCGACCTCGCCCGAGAGGACGATGTAGCGGTCCGAAAAGTCGATATTGCCGAAGAGCGCGCCGACCACCGGCATGATGATCTCGTCCGTCAGCGACTTGACGATGGCGCCGAAAGCCGCGCCGATGATCACCCCGACCGCCAGGTCCATGACATTGCCCTTGGCGATGAAAGCCCTGAATTCCGACAGCATCACGATCCCCTTTGCCATTGCCGTTAGGGATGTTCTGGCACCCGCACGCCGCTCTGCCAAGCGTGAGGGTGCTGTCAGTCCACCGCTTGAACGGGCAAAGTGGTGTGCTATATGCGCAATACAGATTGACCGCTGCCGGCATGCGACCGGCGCGCTTTCAGGAGGGATTGCCACATGACTCTCGCCACCACCCTGCGCGGCGCCTTCGCCGCCCTCGCCGCGCTGAGCCTTGCCGCCTGCGGGATCAACTCGGTCCCGACCGCCGAGGAGGAGGCCAAGGCCAAGTGGGCCGATGTCGAGGCGCAGTTTCAGCGCCGCGCCAACCTCATCCCCAACCTCGCCGAAGTGACCAAGGGCGCGGGCGAGAACGAGCGCACCATCCTGACCCAGGTGACCGAGGCCCGCGCCCGCGCGACCAGCATCAACGTCACTGCCGACGATCTCAACGACCCGGCCAAGATGGAGCAGTTCGCCGCCGCGCAGAGCCAGCTCGGCGCCGGGATCGGCCGCCTGCTCGCCAGCGTCGAGGCCTATCCGCAGGTCCAGTCGAACCAGAACTACCTCGCGCTGCAAAGCCAGCTCGAAGGCACCGAGAACCGCATCGCCGTCGCCATCCGCGACTACAACGAGGCGGTGCGCAAGTATAACACCACGATCCGCACCTTCCCGGATTCGATCGGCGCGAACATCATCCACGGTGCCGAGCCGATGGTGCCCTACAAGGCCGTGACCGAAGGCGCCGAGGCCGCGCCGACACTCGACATGACGTCGAACTGAGCGGCGTGCTCCGCTCGCTTGTCCTGTTGCTGGCGGCCGTAGCGGCGTGGCTTGCCGCGCCGCTCGCCGCGCAGCCGCAGTTCCCCGAACTGACGGGGCGCGTGGTCGACAATGCCGACCTGCTGACGCCCGAGGCCGAGGCGGCGCTGACGACCAAACTCGAAGCGCTGGAAACCCAGTCGCAGCGCCAGCTGGTCGTGGCGACCGTGCCGGACCTGCAAGGCTACGACATCTCCGATTACGGCTATCAGCTGGGCCGCGCTTGGGGCCTCGGCGATGCGGAGCGCAACGACGGCGCGCTGCTGCTGGTCGCCCCCAACGACCGCAAGGTGCGGATCGAGGTCGGTTATGGGCTGGAGGGCTATCTCACCGATGCCCTGTCCTCCCTGATCATCCAGAACCAGATCCTGCCGCGTTTCCGCGACGGTGATTTCCCCGGCGGAATCGAGGCAGGAACCGACGCGATCATTGCCCAGCTCCAGCTTTCGCCCGAGGAGGCCGCGAAGGTCGCCTCCGAGGCGGGCAAGGCGCGCGAGAGCGACGGCGGCTTCCCTGTCGGCGTGCTGATCTGGCTGGCCTTCATGTTCTTCTTCTTCATTCTGCCGCTGCTCGCCGGACGCGGGCGGCGCCGGCGCTACCGTTCGCGCGGGAAAGGCCCTTGGGGCAGCCGCGACCTCGGCGACACGGCGCGCGACATCATCCTGTGGGAAGTCGGCAGCGCGGTCGCGCGCGGCCTGCTCTCCGGCGGCGACAATGATGGCGGCGGTGGCTGGGGCGGAGGCGGCTTCGGCGGCGGCGGCGGTTTTTCCGGCGGTGGCGGCTCCTTCGGGGGCGGCGGCGCCTCGGGAGGGTGGTGAGACATGGCCTATCTTGACGATGCCGGCCGCGCACGTGTCGGCGCGGCGGTGACGGAGGCGGAGAGCGCCACCTCGGGCGAGATCGTCACGGTGCTCGCCGATGCCTCGGACGGCTACACCGATGTCGCCCTGCTGTGGGCGGTCGGCGCGGCCTTCACCGCCATGAGCGTCTTCGCCGCCCTCCCCCAGCCCTTCCTCGACCTGTGGGATCGCCTGATCGGCGGATGGGGCCACGAATGGACCACGGGCGAGCTCGCCAGCATGGTGATCGGGCTCGGGTTGGTGAAGTTCCTCGCCGTGCTGCTCGTGCAGCAGTGGCAGCCGCTCAAGTTCGCGCTGATCCCCGGCCCGACCAAGACGATCCGCGTCCACAATCAGGCAGTGCGCCAGTTCAAGGTCGGCGCGGAACGGCGCACCACCGGGCGCACCGGCGTGCTGATCTACCTCTCGATGCGCGAGCACCGGGCCGAGATCGTCGCCGACGAGAGCATCGCCGCCAAGGTCTCCGCCGAGGTGTGGGGCGAGGCGATGGGCGACATGCTCGCCCTGATCCGCAAGGGCCAAGTTGCCGAGGGGCTGGCGGTCGGCATCCGCGATGTCGGCTTCGTCCTCGCCGAGCATTTCCCGCGCGGCGCCGAGGACGTGAACGAGCTGCCCGACCGGCTGATCGAGGTTTAGCTCCCCTTCCCTATTGACCCGCCGCGCGAAGCTGTCGAAGGGCCGTCCTTCCCCAGCCGACGGAGCCCCCAATTGGAACGAGACCGCGACGCCGACCTTCCCGAAGAGGTGATGTGGGAAGGGCGCTTCATCACCGCCAAGAAGCGCGGCCGGTGGGAATATGTCGGCCGCGCGCGCGGCATCCGGGCGGCGGCGATCATCGCGCTCGACGAGGACCCGGACGGCACCCGCCATGTGATCCTCGTCAGCCAGTACCGCGTGCCGCTCGGCCGCTTCAGCCTTGAAATTCCCGCCGGCCTGATCGGCGATGACGAGGGCAAGGAAGGCGAGGATGCAACCCTCGCCGCCGCGCGAGAGCTCGAGGAGGAGACCGGCTACCGCGCCGGCAAGCTCGAAGTGCTGGGCGAGTTCTACTCCTCGCCCGGCATGGTCTCGGAATGCTTCACCCTGCTGAAGGCAACCGCGCTCGAACGGGTGAGCGCAGGCGGAGGGACCGAGGGCGAGAACATCCTCGTCCACCGCGTCGCCCTGCGCGATCTGGCGCGCTTCGTCGCCGAGTGGCGCAGGGCTGGCCATGCGGTCGATGTGCGGATAGCGATGCTTCTGACACCGGGATACTTGGGAGAGGAATAGAACATGGCAGGACGTGTGGCGGGCAAGCTCGCATTGGTGACCGGGGCTGCGCAGGGCCTCGGCCGGGCGCATTGCATCCGGCTGGCGCAGGAAGGCGCGCGGGTGCTGGCGACCGACATCAACGGCGCGGGCGCGGAGGAGACCGCGGCGATCGTCAACGCGGAAGTGGGCGAAGGCACCGCCTTCGGCATGGCCCATGACGTCACCGACCCCGCCCAGTGGGAAGCCGCGGTCGATGCCGCGCGCGAGAAGCTCGGCGGCCTCAACGTGCTGGTCAACAATGCCGGGATCGGCGTTCCCGGCAACATCGAGGCCTGCGATTTCGGCGACTGGCAGCGGTGCTTCGACATCAACGTCAACTCGATCTTCCACGGCTGCCAGAAGGCCCTGCCCCTGATGCGCGAGCACGCGCCGGGATCGATCATCAACATCTCCTCGATCGCGGGGCTGATCGCGAGCGACACCATGCCGGCCTACAACGCCTCGAAGGCGGCGGTGTGGATGCTGTCGAAGTCGATCGCGCTGCACTGCGCGAAGAAGGGGATGCAGATCCGCTGCAACTCGGTGCATCCCACCTTCGTCGACACCCCGATCCTTGACGGGACGGCCCGCGCCCATGCGCTCGACAAGGACGTGCTGATGGAAAAGCTCGCGCGACAGATCCCGCTGAAGTTCGTCGGCGAGCCCAACGACATCGCCAACGCGGTGGTCTACCTCGCCAGCGACGAGAGCCGCTTCATGACCGGCGCGGAGCTCAAGCTCGACGGCGGCATTTCGGCGATGTGATCGGCAAGAGCCAGACAAAAAGAAAGGGGCCCCGAAGGCCCCTTCCCGGTTTTCTCGATCAGGTGCAGCGGCCCGATAACCGGGAACCGCTTGTCTGGCGCTGCACTCAATCGGCGATCAGAGCGATCGCCAGGTAGATCAGGATGAAGCTGCCGAAGCCGAGCAGGGTGCCGGCGACGAAGCCGATCCGCACCAGCATGGCGTCGATCCCGAAGTGGTCGGCGATCCCTGCGCACACGCCGAAGATCTTGCCGTTGGTCTTGTCGAGGCGGAAGCCGCGGCTGGGCGGCTTGCCGCCGGAGTGACCGGTGATGTCGTTCATATGTCTCGTGTCCTTTGCGGGTTCGATCAGGCGGTCAGGCCGGGGGTGGCGGGAACGATCGCGTAGGCGAAGCTGGCGACGGTCAGGATGACAGCGAAGGCGGCCGAGGCGAAGCGGGCGGTCTGGTCGGGGGAGAACATGGTCAATGGTCCTTTGTCTTGGTCGGGTACTGAGGATCAGGCGACGAGGGTCGGGGTGGCGGGGATGATCGCGTAGGCGAAGACGGCGGCGGAAAGCACGACCGAGAAGGCGGCGGCGAAGAAGCGGTTGCTGGTTTCGATGGCGGTCATTGGAAGTCTCCTTTGGTGTTTCTTGTGATGTTTCCGGGACCATCCCGGGATGCCAGATACATTGCAGGAGGCGTGCCAAACTCGAAAAACGGCGGATTTCCGCCATTTCCATCCTTGCTCCAGGCAAACGCGCCGTTCAGCCAAACGAAAGCTTGGGAATTTTTCCCAAGCATTGGGATCGGCGATTTCGCCGCCTCGCGTCTGGCCAAATCTCACCCCTCCCGCTACCCCCGCCCGAGCCATGGGCCTCAGCCGCATCAGCCTCGAGAACTTCCGCAACCACGCCGCGACGAACCTCGGCGAGACCGCGCATTTCAATCTGCTCGTGGGCGAGAACGGCGCGGGAAAGACCAACCTGCTCGAGGCGCTCTCGCTGCTCGGTCCGGGGCGCGGGCTGCGGCGCGCGAACCTCGGCGATCTGGCGCGGCGCGCGATGCCGGGCGATGCGCCGCTCCCCTTCGCCATCGGCGCGAGCCTGACCGAGGCCGGCACCGTCTCCGCCCGCATCGGGACCTATACCGAGGCTGGCCAGCCGGCGCGGCGGCTGGTGCGGGTCAACGGCGCGCCCGCCAGCGCGTCGAGCCTTGCCGAATGGCTTGCGCTCTCGTGGCTGACCCCTGCGATGGACGGGTTGTTCACCGACAGCGCCGGGGCGCGGCGGCGCTTCATGGACCGCATGGCGCTCGCCCTCGCCCCCGATCATGCGCGCCGCGTCAATGCGCTCGAGGCGGCCTTGCGGGAGCGCGGCAAGCTCCTCGAGAACCGCGCCGATCCGCGCTGGCTCGATGCCGTCGAGGCGCAGGTCGCAGAGCACGGCGCATCCGTCGCCCGGGCCCGCGCCGAGCTTGTCCTGCGCCTGGCCGACGAGCTTTCCGCCCTCCCTCCGGAGCCCTTCGCGCGGCCTGCGCTCGCCTATCTGCCGGGAGGCCCCACTGACCAGACCGCCCTGCGCGCCGAACTCGCCCGCGCCCGCCCGCGCGACCGCGCCGCGGGGCGCGCCCTCACCGGCCCGCAGCGCGACGAGTTGCAGGTGAAGATGGCCTCCTCCGGCCAGCCCGCCGCATCCTGTTCGACCGGTGAGCAGAAGGCGATGCTGATCGCGATCACCCTCGCCCACGGCATCCTTGCCGCCGCCGGACGGCCCTCGGTGCTGCTCCTCGACGAGGTCGCCGCGCACCTTGACCCGGTGCGCCGGACCGAGCTTTTCAACCGGCTCCGGACCGGCAAGGCCCAGGTCTGGATGACCGGCACCGAACTTGCCCCCTTCGATCCGATCCGGGCCGAGGCAGCGGTCTGGCGGGTGGCGGGCGGAGGCGTGGAGCGGCTCTAGAGCGGGCGAAGTTTACAAAGTTGACACTGTAAACTTCACAATCCTACAGTAATTCCGCTGTAAAATCATGTTCTTGAAGCGCAAAACCGAAGTTGACACTTTGTTTTCGCTTTTTCGGCCCTTCCTTGGCTTCGCCGCTGCCTGACAATGGGAAAGAGCCGCGCTCCCCCCATAACGCCCCGGCTTCCAGTAGGAAATCGGCCGCAGCGACCGGCCTGCGCCCGCCTATTCGGCCGGCGGCAGGGCTTCCTGCACCTCACCGAGGGTCGATTCCACCAGCTTCTCGATCCCCTCGGCGGTCGGGTGGATGCGGTCGGACTGGAACAGCGCCGGATCGCGGTAGATGTCCTCCAGCCAGAAGGGGATCAGCGCCGCGCCGTATTCCTTCGCGAGATCGCGGTAGATCGCATCGAACTGGGCCTGGTACTCCGGCCCGTAATTCGGCGGCGCACGCATCCCCATCAGCAACACCGGCACCTTCTGCTTCTGCAGGATCGCCAGCATCTTGCCGAGGTTTTCGCGGGTCTGCTCGGGCGAGATGCCGCGCAGCAGGTCGTTGCCGCCCAATTCGAGGATGAACAGCGCCGGCGGCGTCTTCTGCGCGGCCAGCGTGAATTCCAGCCGGTTGAGCCCCGCCGCGCTGGTATCGCCCGAGACGCCCGCGTTCACCACGTCGGCATTGATCCCCTTCGCCCGCAGCGCCGCTTCGAGCTTCTCCGGATAGGCGTCACGCGGGTCGAGGCCGTAGCCTGCGAAAAGACTGTCCCCGAAGGCGATGATCACGCGCTCGGGCCCCATTACCGGCACGGCGGGCAGTTCGGGCCGGCCATCCTCGGCCAGCGGGGCGGCAGGCGCAGCCTCGTCTGCCCCCTCCCCGCACGCTGCCAGCGCCAGCGACACGGCGGCCAAGAGGGCAATATTCGACCAAGAGCGCTTGTGCATCTGCACACCTTCCATACCTGTAGCTTGTTGCAACCCATCACCTATGCCATCGGAACCCCGTGACAAGCCCCTCTCTCGCGATCAGCGCCCGCAACCTCACCCTCACCCTCGGCAGCACAGCTTCGCCGGTGACGATCCTGCGCGGGATCGATCTCGACATTCCGCGCGGGGAAGTGGTGGCGCTGCTCGGGCCATCGGGATCGGGCAAGAGCTCGCTAATGGCGGTGCTCTCCGGCCTCGAACGCGCCAGCGGCGGGAGCCTCGATGTCGCCGGCGCGGATTTCGCCGCGCTCGACGAGGACGGGCTGGCGGCCGCGCGGCGGGGACGGATCGGGATTGTGCTCCAGGCCTTCCACCTCCTGCCCACCATGACCGCCGCCGAGAACGTCGCCACCCCGATGGAACTCGCGGGCATGGCCGATGCTGCGCCCCGCGCGCTGGCGGAACTGGAAGCGGTCGGCCTCGGCCACCGCACCGGGCACTACCCCACCCAGCTTTCGGGCGGCGAGCAGCAGCGGGTCGCCATCGCCCGCGCCACCGCCCCGCGGCCCGACCTGATCTTCGCAGACGAGCCGACCGGCAATCTCGATGCCGCGACCGGCGAGGAGATCATCAAGCTGCTATTCGCCCGCCGCGCCGAGACCGGGGCGACGCTGCTGATCATCACCCATGACGCCGCCCTTGCTGCCCGCTGCGAGCGGGTTCTGACCATGGCGGACGGGGTGATCGTCTCCGACACCCGGGCGAAGGCCGCCGCATGAGCCTGCCGCTCGGCACGGCATGGCGCATCGCCCGGCGCGATCTCAACGCGCGCTTCCGTGGCCTGAGGCTGCTGCTGGTGTGCATCTTCCTCGGCACCGCCGCGCTCGCCGCGATCGGGACCCTGACCGCCGCGATCGAGCGCGAACTGGCGTCCAGTGGGCAGGAGCTGCTCGGCGGCGATCTCGAGGTCGAGGTGTGGCAGCGCGACCTCAGGCCCGAGGAAGTCGAGGCGCTCGGCGCATATGGCGAGGTCTCCAGCGGCTACCGGATGCAGGCGATGGCGAGCACGCCCGAGGCGGCGGCGCCCGTCGAGCTCAAGGCGGTCGATGCGAAATGGCCGTTGTTCGGCCGGCTGGAGCTGGCCGACGGGCGCCGCGTCGGCGCGCCTTCGGGCAATGACGCCTACCTCGCCGCGACCGCGCTCGAACGGCTCGGCATCGCGGTGGGCGACAGCTTCCGGGTCGGGACCCTCACCCTGCAGGTCGCCGGAGTGATCGCGGATGAGCCCGACCGCCTGTCCGAAGGCTTCCAGCTCGGCCCGACGATCATCACCGCGCAAGACATTCCCGCCCGCGCCGGCCTGCTGCAACCGGGCGCGCTCTACCAGAGCAAGCACCGCGTCGCCTTCGCCGATGCAGGGCGCGATCCGGAGGTGGTCGAGGACGCGCTGACCAAGCAGTTTCCGACCGCCGGGTTCGACATCCGCACGCGCGACCGCGCCTCGCCCGGCGCGGACCGCTTCGTGCGGCAGATGAGCGACTTCCTGACGCTGGTGGGCCTCGCCGCGCTGGTGATCGCGGGGATCGGCATCGCGGGCGGCGTCTCCTCCTATCTCGACCAGCGCCGTGCGAGCATCGCGACGCTGAAGGTGCTGGGCGCGACCTCCTCCGACATCGTGCGCATCTATGCCATGCAGATCGGCGTGGCGGCGCTGGCCGGGAGCCTTGCCGGGCTGGCGGCGGGCGTGGCGGTGACGCCGCTGCTGGCGGGGGCCTTGCAGGGCCTGCTGCCGGTCGAGAGCGGGTTCATCGTCTCGCCCCCCGCCCTGCTTCTGGCGGCGAGCTACGGTCTGCTGGTCGCCTTCGCCTTCGCCGCCGCGCCCCTGCTGCGCGCGCGGACCTTTCCGGCGATGGCGCTGATGCGATCGGGGATCGTGCCGCTGGCGCGAGACCGGCGCGCGCTGCTGGCGACGGCGCTCGGCCTTGCGGCGATCTGCGCGCTGGCGCTGGCGACGACCGCGCAGCCGATGCTCTCGGGCGGGTTCCTGCTCGGCGCAGGCGGCGCGCTGGTGCTGCTGGCGGGCATCGGCTGGGGCATTCAGGCCCTCGCCCGCCGCCTGCCGCGTCCGGCCAATCCGCTGCTCAGGAGCGCCATCGCCAACATCCACCGCCCCGGCGCGCCCACGGGGGCGCTGGTGACGGCGCTGGGCTTCGGCCTTGCCGCCTTCGTGCTGCTGGCGGCGGTGCAGAGCGCGATCGACGGCAATATCCAGAGCCGCGTGCCGCAAGAGGCCCCCGATTACTTCGTGCTCGACGTGCCCCCCGCCAAGGAGCCGCGCTTCTTCCAACTGGTGCAGGGCGAATTCCCCAAGGCCGGGATCCGCACCGTGCCGACGATGCGCGGCGCGGTGCTCGCCTATGGGCCCAAGGACAAGATGGTGCGCGTCGCCGACCTCAAGGAGATCCCCGAAGGCGCATGGGCGCTGCGCGGCGAGCGCGGGCTGACCTATGCCGACACCCTGCCCCAGGGCAACCGCGTGGTGGCGGGGGAATGGTGGAGCCCCTTCCACAAGGGCGAGCCGCTGGTCTCGGTCGATGCCGATTTCGCCCGCGCGGTGGGCCTGAAGCCCGGCGACTACCTTACCATCGGCATTCTCGGCGTGGAGCGCACCGCGCGCGTCGCCAACCTGCGCGAGATCGACTGGGAGAGCATGGGCTTCAATTTCGCGCTGGTCTTCAGCCGCAACGCGATCGCCGATGCACCGCACAACCTCTCGGCGACCATCGACCTACCCGAGGGCGCCGACAGCGCCGCAAGGGGCCGGTTGCTGCGCGCGATGGTGAAGGAGATGCCCTCGTCCTCGGTGATCGAGGTGGGCGGCATTTTGGTCGAGGCGCGGAAGCTCCTCCAGCAGGTCAGCCTCGCCACGCTGGCGGCGGCGGCGGTGACGGTGCTGGCGGGGCTTGCGGTGCTGATGGGCGCGATCGCGGCGGCGCGGGCGGCGCGGACCTATGACACGGTGATGCTGCGCGTGCTGGGCGCGAGCCGGCGGCAGGTGCTGCTGCTCCAGCTGGCCGAATACGGGCTGATTGCAGGGATCCTCGCGCTGGTGGCGCTGGCACTCGGCGGGGGTCTGGCCTGGGTGGTGATCACCCAGCTGTTCGAATTCGACTGGCTGCCCGACTGGGGCGAGGTTCTCGCCGTGCTCGGTCTCGGGGTGGCGCTGGTGCTGGCCTTCGCGCTCGGCGGCTCGCTGCCGCTGCTGCGGGCCAAGCCGGCGCGCGCCCTGCGGGAACTCTAGGCGAAGACCTCCTCGAGCGCCTCGGCCCCGCCGCCTGTCACCTCGCTGTGCAGCGCCGCATTGAAAGCTGCCGCGAAGATGGTGACGAGGATGAACAGGAGCACGATCAGCAGCACGCCTAGAAGAACCACGCCCTCCGAGGCGACAGCACCTTGCCCGCCGTCCGGCAGCGCGCTGAAAACGAGCACGAAGGGCAGGCCAAGCCCCACCGCCATCAGCGCCGTCAAGGCGATCATCGCGAGCAGGATGGAAAGCACCTTGCCGCGCGTCAGCACCCATGAGCGGCGCAGCGCGGCGAGCGGGTTGTACACCTGGTCGACCGCCACGACCGGCACAAGCACCGAAAAGCGGCAGGCGAGGTAGATCGCCACCGGCAGCAGCACGAGACCGATCACCGTGCCCGCGGCCGAGCTTTCCCCGCTCTCGCTGCCGCCGGTCGCCGTCTCTACCGCCACGGCGAGGGCGACATAGGCGGCCGTCGCCAGCACCGCGACGACGAAGAACGGCAGGGCACTGCGGAAGCCGCGCGCCATTGCCGGGCCGAAGGCCGGCTCCTCCAGCGGCGAGGCGAGCGTGACCATCGCCGCCTGCTGCGCCAGCACCAGCACCAGATAGGCGCCGTAGAACAGCACCACCATCGCCAGCATCCCGATCCCCATGCCGGCGATCGCCGTGGTGTCCTCGAGCCCCTCGAGGCTCTCCATGCCCGACAGGCTCATCATCACAATCCCGACGCCCAGCGCGATCGAGCCCGCGATCTGGATCGCGAAGAACACCGCCCACATCCCCGCCAGCTTCCAGAACCGCTGCCGCAGCATGGCGAAACTCGTCGCAAACACGCGTCCGATCTGCATTGTGCGAAACCCCTTGCGGCCATCCCCGTGCCGCCAGGTCAGGAATGCACCGGCCAAGCCCTTGGCGCAAACACAAAAAAGCCCCGCACCTTGCCGGTGCGGGGCCTTTTTCTTGCCGGAGGGCCGAAGCCCTCCCGCGATCAGAAGCGGAAGCGCACGAGACCGCCATAGGTGCGCGGCTGGTTCGGATAGCCCGAAACCGTGCCGGCCTGCGCGACGCCGTCGAACACCGTGATGATGAACTGGTCGTCGAGAAGGTTGCGCGCCCACAGGCCGACTTCCAGCCCGTTCTCCATCTGGAAGATCATCGAGGCGTTGACCAGGTTGGTCTCGCGCTGGAAGATCCGCGGGTCGCGGCGGGCGTTAACCGGGCCGTTGAAGGTCGGCAAGCCGTTGTTGATCGCGACGTTGCTTTCATGGGCATAGTCGATGCGGCTGATCAGCTTGTTGCCGCTGCTGCCGAATTCGAGCGTGTGGGTCGCCGAGGTGGCAAGGCTCCACGAAGGGATGCCGCCCGGACGGAAGCCGGTCAGGTCGCCCACCGGGCTTGCGGTGAAGCTGTCGAAGTTCGGATCGAGGTGGGTCGCCGCGAAGGTGAACACCAGGCTGTCGCTCGGACGGACCGTGGCGTCGAATTCGAAGCCGCGCACCGACTGCTGACCGGCATTGTTCAGCTGGAAGCCGGTGCCGGTGAACAGGAAGCTCTGGAAGCCCTGGATGGTCTGGTCGAACAGCGCGAGGTTGAAGCCGAAGCCCGGCCACTGCGCCTTCATGCCCAGTTCGTAGACTTCCGCCTCTTCCGGCCCGGCAAAGCGCGAACCGGTGGTGAGGTTGGGAACCGCGAGACCCGCGTTGGTCACCGGCGAGGCCGGTGCGGCGAAGGTCGAACGGCCCGGACCGGGAATGAAGTCGCCGAACACCGGACGGCTGTCACGCGAGAGGTTGATCGAGCTCGCCTTGAAGCCGGTCGCGTAGCTCGCGTAGATGTTGACCTCGTTCGAGACCTGATAGGCGGCGCGCAGCAGGTAGGTGAACTGGTCGTCCTGCGTGCGGCCCGGCTCCACCGAGTTGGGGACGTTGAGGAACGGCGGCTGGAACTGGAACGGCGTCAGCCCGAGGAAGGGGTTGGTCGCCGGGTTGGTCGCCACCGCCAGCAGCGCCTGCTGGTTGGCCGCCGGAAGCGCCTGGAACTGCGCCCGGTTACGCACCGCACCGCCGCTCGCCAAGGTGATGAAGGCATCGACGAGGTTGGTGCTCGACAGCTCGTCGAAAGCCTGCTGCGACAGCGCGAAGTCCTTGCGGTCGTCGGTGTAGTTGAAGCCGGCGGTGAAGACGAGGCCATCGACCGGTTCGAAGTCCACGGTGCCGAACACCGACCACGCCTTGTTGTCCATCGCGAACTGTTCGGCGGTCAGCGGTCCGGCGCTGAAGATCGCGCCCTGCGGCAGGCCGAGCGCGGCCTCGACCCCGTTGAACACGGTGGGGTTGCCGGTCAGCAGGCTGAAGAACCGACGGGCGTCCGCGCCGGTGGTGAGGCGGCTGTCCTGGGTGATCGACTCGTCGAAGTAGAAGCCGCCCAGCAGGAAGTTGATCGGGCCATCGAAGTCCGAGGCCAGACGCAGTTCCTGCGTGAAGGTATCGACCTTCTGGTCACGCACTTCGGTCACCACGTTGGCGCTGGTGAAGTCGACGTCCTGATCGAGGAAGTTCTTCAGTTCGCGGTAGGCGGTGATCGAGGTGAAGGTCAGGTTGCCCACGTTCCAGTCGGCCTGGATCGAGCCGCCGTAGTTGTCGACGGTGTTGCGCGGGACCTGGCTGAGGAAGGTGTTGTAGCTGAAGAAGTCGGTGTCGAGCGCGCCGCCGACGGCGCGGATCGCGCCCGCCGTCGGGCCGGCGACCAGGGTCGAGACCTGGCAGCACACCTCGTCGATTGCCGAATAGTCGGCGATGGCGCGGATCTTGAAGTCGGGGGTCGGCTCGATCAGCAGCTGGCCGCGGGCCGACCAGCGGTTGCGGTCCGACAGTTCCTCGTCGAGGTTGACGATCGTGGCATAGCCGTCACGCCGGTTGTAGCTGCCGTCGAGCGCGAAGGCGATGTTCTCGCTGATCGGGCCGGTCACCTCGCCGCGCAGGACGAAGGCGTTGTAGTTGCCGTAGCTCGCTTCGACGAGGCCGCCGAATTCGTACTGCGGCTCCTTGGTGACGACCGAGATCACGCCCGCCGACGCGTTCTTGCCGAACAGGGTCGATTGCGGCCCGTTCAGCACTTCGATGCGCTGGACCATGTTGAGGTCGGACAGGGCCGCGGCCGAGCGCGAGCGGAACACGCCGTCGATGAACACGCCGACCGAAGGCTCGATCCCGAAGTTGTTGTCGCCATTGCCGAAGCCG encodes:
- a CDS encoding PspC domain-containing protein → MNDITGHSGGKPPSRGFRLDKTNGKIFGVCAGIADHFGIDAMLVRIGFVAGTLLGFGSFILIYLAIALIAD
- a CDS encoding SDR family oxidoreductase, translating into MAGRVAGKLALVTGAAQGLGRAHCIRLAQEGARVLATDINGAGAEETAAIVNAEVGEGTAFGMAHDVTDPAQWEAAVDAAREKLGGLNVLVNNAGIGVPGNIEACDFGDWQRCFDINVNSIFHGCQKALPLMREHAPGSIINISSIAGLIASDTMPAYNASKAAVWMLSKSIALHCAKKGMQIRCNSVHPTFVDTPILDGTARAHALDKDVLMEKLARQIPLKFVGEPNDIANAVVYLASDESRFMTGAELKLDGGISAM
- a CDS encoding LemA family protein; the encoded protein is MTLATTLRGAFAALAALSLAACGINSVPTAEEEAKAKWADVEAQFQRRANLIPNLAEVTKGAGENERTILTQVTEARARATSINVTADDLNDPAKMEQFAAAQSQLGAGIGRLLASVEAYPQVQSNQNYLALQSQLEGTENRIAVAIRDYNEAVRKYNTTIRTFPDSIGANIIHGAEPMVPYKAVTEGAEAAPTLDMTSN
- the recF gene encoding DNA replication/repair protein RecF (All proteins in this family for which functions are known are DNA-binding proteins that assist the filamentation of RecA onto DNA for the initiation of recombination or recombinational repair.) → MGLSRISLENFRNHAATNLGETAHFNLLVGENGAGKTNLLEALSLLGPGRGLRRANLGDLARRAMPGDAPLPFAIGASLTEAGTVSARIGTYTEAGQPARRLVRVNGAPASASSLAEWLALSWLTPAMDGLFTDSAGARRRFMDRMALALAPDHARRVNALEAALRERGKLLENRADPRWLDAVEAQVAEHGASVARARAELVLRLADELSALPPEPFARPALAYLPGGPTDQTALRAELARARPRDRAAGRALTGPQRDELQVKMASSGQPAASCSTGEQKAMLIAITLAHGILAAAGRPSVLLLDEVAAHLDPVRRTELFNRLRTGKAQVWMTGTELAPFDPIRAEAAVWRVAGGGVERL
- a CDS encoding TPM domain-containing protein, translating into MAYLDDAGRARVGAAVTEAESATSGEIVTVLADASDGYTDVALLWAVGAAFTAMSVFAALPQPFLDLWDRLIGGWGHEWTTGELASMVIGLGLVKFLAVLLVQQWQPLKFALIPGPTKTIRVHNQAVRQFKVGAERRTTGRTGVLIYLSMREHRAEIVADESIAAKVSAEVWGEAMGDMLALIRKGQVAEGLAVGIRDVGFVLAEHFPRGAEDVNELPDRLIEV
- a CDS encoding NUDIX hydrolase; protein product: MWEGRFITAKKRGRWEYVGRARGIRAAAIIALDEDPDGTRHVILVSQYRVPLGRFSLEIPAGLIGDDEGKEGEDATLAAARELEEETGYRAGKLEVLGEFYSSPGMVSECFTLLKATALERVSAGGGTEGENILVHRVALRDLARFVAEWRRAGHAVDVRIAMLLTPGYLGEE
- the mscL gene encoding large conductance mechanosensitive channel protein MscL, which encodes MLSEFRAFIAKGNVMDLAVGVIIGAAFGAIVKSLTDEIIMPVVGALFGNIDFSDRYIVLSGEVAPGTPLAAAREAGANVLGLGAFVSVVINFLILAFIIFLMVRYVNKVTAQFARHEEAAAPAGPTEVDLLIEIRDALKK
- a CDS encoding TPM domain-containing protein; amino-acid sequence: MLRSLVLLLAAVAAWLAAPLAAQPQFPELTGRVVDNADLLTPEAEAALTTKLEALETQSQRQLVVATVPDLQGYDISDYGYQLGRAWGLGDAERNDGALLLVAPNDRKVRIEVGYGLEGYLTDALSSLIIQNQILPRFRDGDFPGGIEAGTDAIIAQLQLSPEEAAKVASEAGKARESDGGFPVGVLIWLAFMFFFFILPLLAGRGRRRRYRSRGKGPWGSRDLGDTARDIILWEVGSAVARGLLSGGDNDGGGGWGGGGFGGGGGFSGGGGSFGGGGASGGW
- a CDS encoding enoyl-CoA hydratase is translated as MTAIETSNRFFAAAFSVVLSAAVFAYAIIPATPTLVA